The window agtctatcttgctttcttacccaactgcttttttcccctggtatttattattattatgtcgcatcctgtttgtcgcacgtgggttttgttggttttggtttccaactcctctgaattgtcaggaaaaaatccacaacaattcaacaaattcgggttggaaacctttataaatacgtgggaaagctcagaaatgcccggttacgcccctttttcgggtttgggagaatccacatcgggtccgtcggagaataaatgttgcatcgtgtcgcagactggcgcacgatgtctgcgacatgtcgcagacaaagatgcgacaaaaaaactcaacaaaacaagtcaggtttagaatagtaaatgagggccattgtctacaTGGCCCATACAGGTACTACAGATTCTCAACCATCATATATACCTCTCTGAAGGTAAGAAAATATCcactatataaaaaaagaaaaaagaaaaaaaaagtagtgacgattggggggaaaaaaaagaaaaaataatctcaatttttttttaaagttgctcAACAAGCATGGTTTCACAGCCTTCTAGATAAGGCTCAAGAAATCTACTGTGCAATCTAGATAAGAATGCAGCCTGGAAAAAGTTCTGTTATCTGCTGCCACAGTGCAAAAGTATACACCCCCTCTGTAATGTAACAAGGGTCAAATACAGACCAGAAGTCCGCTTCATTCGAGCACGCGGCCTTCGATCCATAGAATGACTGCCTCAAACCCACAACTCCAATGTAATTGTAACTAAATTAAGAGCGAGAAATAACTCTGGGATCAGCAACAAGGACATCAAACCCCCTTCTTGGCTAGAGAGAAATACCAGTAAATAGTGGTCTTTTactaaagagttaaaggggtactccggtggaaaaaaaaatttttttaaattaactgaggccagaaagtttaatcagacttgtaaattacttctatttaaaaatcttaatccttcagctgctgtataatagagaggaagttcttttctttttgaatttcttttatgtctgaccacagtgctctctgccgacacctctgtccatgtcaggaactgcaataaaattgaggaaaaaagtgccgggtgcggtgtaggtctttatCCGGTATAGGTGGGTACCCTGGTGGGGGTAGCGtgttccttgccggtgatggtagcttggtatgcaggccagcagcgtgaggacggagcccagaggagagtccgtagagtaatgcagaagtattggaggaaaaaaaagatgcgttggcgctcccaaggaagtaacccaagtcgtcGGTATTgttgcaaaataatttattcttacagcataagaaatcaaagaaaataaaagcaagacgcgttttggTTTATATTTTGTGACTcccaaaacgcgtcttgctttatatttattattttctttgatttcttatgcagtaagaataaattattttgcatcaatacccacgacttgggttacttccttgggagcgccaacgcagcttttttcctccaatacttctgcttgtcaggaactgtccagagcaggaacaattccgtATAGCAAACCGATCCTGCTCttgaccgttcctgacatggacagaggtgtcagcagagagcactgcggtcaggcaaaaaaaaaattacaaatctaaCAGtcagcactagttgatttaaaaaaaaaaaagttttccatcggagtacccctttaaatggaagagTCGGGAATGGGTTTGGATGGGATTGGGATTCTCTAATGTTATAAATAAGATGATTCCTTTCGCCAGAGGAAACTTGTATAGATGAATCACAGTCTGACACCTCATTTTATCCCCCTATAGATGGCCACATTCTCCCCGCTTTCTATGTGTCAATGAGACAGTCCATTAGATTTGCATTATGTGATCTTCTCGGTCACATGGTTTAAAGCTGGGAGTAAACGCGCTTAGCACACATCTATCCCGACTATCTAGTGATCAGTTTGGGTCTGAACGCTCAGACCTCGACTGATGAAAAAACTTAATATATCTCCAGGTCATAACAAAAGTTATTTTttaggacagtgcccatttaagccatcATGTACCAGTTTACTTGCATGTGTTCAGAGCAAATCTTGCATGGCCAGGCCCAAAGAATACAGCTGATCTAGTCTGAACAACAATAATAATGGTTTCACCCCAAGCGTCCAATCGCCATAGTttgttaggttaaaaaaaacaaaaaacgaaataGTCAAAAGGTAGAAGTGTAGAAATACATTAGTGTCAGTCCGGCCATTAAGATCAACTTTAGATCAGACTTATTATTACAAAACAAATGACCCAGACAAAAACTAGTCTAATGTTACCGGGGGGAATCATGGGCCCAAGCGATcccggtgatgctgcagaacaTCAGACAGAAGGCACAATGGTGAAGAACCCCGGACTGGTCAGAAGGGAGGAAAACTACAAATACATTGTTACATCTCAGGATTCATTTATTTTGCCTCCTAGTGTTATCACTGTCCACAAGGAAAGGTCCTCACAACTGTTgtgaaaaagtgagaaaaaaaaaaaaaactcagtggtgGGGGTGGTAGGGGGATTAGGTCTTCCCAATAATGTATTTTTAGTATTCAATGATGTGCTAAACCGAGTGAAAATTGCTTCATTCTGCCATAATGGCGTGAAGCTGTATACATAAAAATAAGAAGTTCAGCggaggagacttatcaaaacctgtgcaaaggaaagttacccagtggcccatagcaaccaatcagatcgcttctttcatgttagagaggccttgttaaaaatgaaagaagcgatctgattggttgctatgggcaccttttCCTcatcaggttttgatagatctcccccaatgagtggtGGGCCAGCACCTATGGTACATCCTACAATGAAGGGATATGGCAGACTGTGGGAGCCAGTAACATGACCTCTATCCCAAAAACATATGGTAGCTGTAGAATGCATTGTTGCATAGTTCTATATGTGCGTCTTATAATAGCCATATCTGGAAAAGTACTGGTACGAGGTCCTCGCCATACAATTCACTGCAGTGTAGTCAGTAAGGGAAGCTTTGGACAGAACTTTCCCTCAGGAGATCTGGTCTGAATATATTGGTCTCTTCACAGGCGCCTACTCAGCAGAAAGACCAAGTCAGGATTAGTAGAGTAGATCAAGTTGTAAAGTGATGATCTGCTAAAGAGAACACTAATCATTTAAACATAGAAAATACATCATAATTCCTCTCCTAATACCCATCGCTCCCATAAGAGGATTGGATCAATCAAAAAAAAATCTGACTCAAATACATGTCTTGGGTACGATCACAACTGCTACCTGCAGATCCTGTACGTATAAATGTACCCTCAAAAATTCTGCCATTCCCCTCATTTTCACTGTAAGGCAACTGGGTACAGCAGGAGCCCTGCCCCACTGCACTGTCCTCTATGGGAGGTAGGCAGCAGCTAAGGAGATGGAGCAATGCTAAAAATGGGGTACAATGAATAAGAAAGACGGGCACATGGTGTTCAGCTTTTCGGTAATCTTGTAGTGTTCCTTTAATAAGGATTTGTTCCGTTGTTCCTTAGTAGATCTGAAGCTGACACTATCTTAGGTTTTGTTAATAGTTTGCATTATGGTGCTAAGGAGCAACTGACCGTCATGTAGCACATATAAAGAATATCATTTTATGGGAGGACATAAAGGTAGGAGCAACAGGTGGCTTTCCAAGTATAGGTATTGGAGAAATGAAGAGGAATCCTTACAAAGTAAATCACGAATATTGGAATTTTCAAGTGAATACAGACGCACAGGGGGCAAAACAGTGATGGAGAAAGGTTTTCAGGTCTAATATATGGTAAATTTGGCTTCTGCTTTTAACATTACAAAAAGGTGGAGCGGAGCCATTAATTAGAGCTAGACTGCAATAGATGACGATACAGGACATACAGTCAGGAGCTACCGCTGCCGGTCTTCCCTAAAGTTTTCCTTTATTAACAGTGattattacaaaaataaaaagaggAATAAAAAGATTACAGATAAagaccagaggaaaaaaaaacagagcatcACAGCTCATGTGTAAGTTCTCACAATGGGGGCGAGGTAAAGCAAATATTGGGGTTTATGATGAAGTGGCCGCAACTGGGGGTGGGGGACACAGTGATGAGATTTAGCTATAGCTTACACATACAGAAGAAAACAAGATAGTAGCATTTATCTGGCTCTCTGCTACCGAGAACCCATCACTCCCCATAAGGCATTTGTAGAGACAGTAAGAGGGGCCCTGCCATCATCAATGACAGAGGCAGGCAGTGGTGAGCAGAAAGACCCACGGATGCGCCAGGCATCTGCGGTCACAGGGGTAGGAAGGAAGCAGCAGGCCATTTCATATTCCAGCCTCAGGGACAACAGTATCTCAATGGCACAGGTTTTTGGTCCAAAAGAaatttacattttagtttttcatatttttttttataaaatgcactaaaatgttctcaaaaccattatagattataaaaaaaaaataaaaaaaagcccagaCTATGTATCAATGGTTCCCCAGTAACTCATCTAAGTCATTCATCCACTCTTCCGAAGTCCTGTTTTTGAGCAGGGAGTCCAACAAATCAGCGTCCCCCGTCAAGTTCTGTAACCCGGCATTGCCTGACTGCCCACCAAATCCAAACGGCAGGTCCTGACCCGTCGACCTGACCTGGTAATTCTGGTTACAGTGAAGTCCGGCTCGGTTTGCCATCTGCTGACCTGGGTTCTGGCTGAACGCTGTCAAGTCTGACACTGCTTGGTTCATGACGGAGTGGACCTGCTGGTTAGGTGCTGGCTGTTGAGTGGCAGGATTTGTCCTTTGCTGGGCAGCCATATTTGGCATCATCTGACCGGGAACGGAACTGTTCAGCGAGTTCATGGGGCGACCAGCTCCGAGACCAACTTGTGGCAAACCCTGGCCAAATGGTTGGTTGGGCATCTTGTGGTGATTCTGCTGGAGATGAAAACCAGGATTGGCAGTACTGAACGGACCCAAGCCATTATTTCCTTGTGCCTGATTGTTTATGTTCTGCATTTGTTGATGCTGCCATGCTGGGTTCTGAGATGCCAGGGCAGCAGGCATTCTGGGCATTTGGGTCTTAGACATAGCAGGGTTCATCCCTGCTTTATTATGCTGTGCTGCCAGGGCGGGATTTGCCATAGGGTTTGGTCCATAACCAGAGGGAAGTGTGTTTCCTTGACCCAAGTTTGGCTGCCTCTGTATCTGAGGCTGTCCATTGGGTATGTTCCCCTGCGTTGAATGATTTGGAACCATCTGCGGGAGGCCTGATCCCATGTTGTACATTCCACTCCGCTGCACATTCTGCATATTGGGGTATTGAGAAACCGCTCGTTCTTGAGAACTTGCAACAGAAGACAAGGGTTGAACAGCTGTGTGCCCGCCTCCCATCTGAAGCATAGTCTGTGACTGGGAAAACATACGCGGACTTCCGGAAGTCTGACGTGCCATATTGTTCACCCCGGACATAACTGAAGACGACCCTACAATAGAAACAGAAATATCATGGTAGATGTTTGGTCTGTTTACAGTCATGTTGGCACTTACCTTGGTGAACACGAACAGAAGCTGCAGAATCTACAGGGAGCCTGATCTGCCATTGTTAGGCCAGACATGACATTATTACATTATAGTTACGATGCTGCATAGAGCGGGGGCGAGTAGTGAACCACTAAATGTAAATGCTTACAGAAAATGGACATCAAATCATCTATGTGGGATTCCTGTCTGTCCAAAAGTTGTCCCAAAATAAAATGCTGCACTTGTAACTTTGTAACTGATATAATGTTTTCCCAATGGTAGAAATCAGCATTTAACCTCTGAATCTCCAGCATAAATGTAATaatcttatacagtggtccctcaagttacaatattaattggttccaggacgaccattgtatgttgaaaccattgtatgttgagaccataactatggaaacctggtaattggttctgaagccccaaacggtcatccaaaaataggaaaaagtgagaattaaagataaataagtagataactaatatagataaagcaaatccttacatataacagTAATAAAGATCTACTGGgagatgtaaatcactgtctatgtcagtgtttcccaaccagggtgcctccagtttttgcaaaactacaacttccagcatgcccggacagctgaaggcatgctgggagttgtagttttgcaacagctggaggcaccctctttgggaaacacaggtctatgtagaggacagaagcttcttcagggtcctgtacaaaacacgcaatgtcctaaaaaaaggaaaatggagcctccctcacctgatgcccaaaggagcagctaaccctggcagagtacagaacatgtaatacctccctgtactgtagggggtgctaccaaacaccagtcagtgtatgcactttaggaatacacggtTTTactagtgaaatatccattctgattggtcggttcttccagccattgacacgtttcgcagattccgtagcattgtatgtcgagtctggtttcaagttacaatggtccagaaaagacgattgtatgttgaaactattgtatgttgaggccattgtaagttgagggatcactgtacatctaAATAACTTATGTAAAAGGAAGAGATTACTATTTTTGTTGCTAGTAAAACTATATTTGGAAACAttcttttctaatatattttttcattgcaTTTCTTGCGTCCTGTTTTCTGTATGTTCTTTTTAGCTGTGAACAGCAGATTGGAGATTTTCTCTACAGCAACAACATAGTCATAGAAAAACTATTCAGAATACTACATACTGACTGCTATGGGAGAGTGTAGTGGGGTGTAAGGTGTTTTATCTCCctctagaggagatctatatTATTGCAATACTGTCTTCtttgcttaaagggatactccgcccctagacatcttatcccctatccaaagcgatCTCTGATCTTTTAGAAGGACGAGTGCaggcggcaggggtcgtgatgtcacaaccacacccctcctggcgtcacgccacgctccctcccatagacttgcattgagggggcgtggtgtgacgccaCGAGTgaagtggccgtgatgtcacgacccccgctccaagtgttctggacaaaatgttccgaacactagggcaacggagtacccctttaatatggataTGCTTAAAAATGTGCACTTTTTGCAGAAAGTGGATTGATGCTCTGTAATCTCACCTTGAAAAGGCCCCACTGCCTGCTGTGGATAGGAGTTCTGCTGCTGGTCCTGGTACTGAGGGGGAGGTCTGGTAAGGTGCCGCTGTAATTGCTCCTGTTGGTGCCTTTGTTTCTCCTTTAATAAACACAAGAACATAATAGTTATTTAGTCCCATAACACTCCATTATGTATGTGTCCGAGAGGGAGCGAATGTGAGAGTCCTACATCCCCTATATGGATCTCCTAAAATATTTATCAAAACGTGCGCAGaacaaaagttgaccagttacccatagcacctttaacttttgaaaaggcctctaaaagaagcaatctgattggttgctatgggcaactgcaccactttttcctctgcataagttttgataaatttccccctattttTTGTATCTAAACAGGTTTAACATTCTGCAGGGATAATCTATTTAACATAATCTCCAAGTTGGCTCTGATCTACTAAATGGagctttgttttttcctcctcaccttctaaaaatcctaacgctttcaattttccacctacagacccatatgagggcttattttttgagccaccaattgtacttcgtaatgacatcaatcatttcaccacaaaatttacagcaaaaccagaaaaataatatgtggggcaaaattgggaaaaaaaaaagccattatgtatcttttgggggcttacgattctaggcagtgcactttttggtaataatgacaccttatgtttattctgtaggtccatacgattacaacgatTAAGCACGTAaatgcgaaacgcgtcagacggcTTGCTCTGTTGTGACTATTGTCTGAGGAATTCTAAATAAAGCAAAGATTTTTTTAACTGCAACTCCAAGTGCTGGACGATCCTTTATCTTTGTGCATTTGCATTTGGCTGAAGGGGGAATCGGCACGTCCGTGCACAGGTGTTGCGGCTACTCCGAGTGGTGGTGAGCGGTGTGTAAcccctaatttatataggttttattttactacaaaaaaattgtaactacatttgccaaaattagtatgtgtacaATGGTCATCTTCACCcgtataactccccccccccccccccccataaacaggaatgtatgagggctaatttgtgcgccgtgatctgaagattttatcggtaccacttttgttttgatgagactttgtgattgctttttatacattttttttagggtttacaaagtgaccaaaaatacacaatattGGACATTGGAATTGTTTTacatgtacgtcattgaccgtgtggtttaacgatcattatatttttatagtgttcagaaatttacgcatgcggcaataccacgtttatttttaatttataaatatatctataatttttttttatttatttgtttatttatttttatgggaaaagggggcgattcaaacttaatcctgaaggggttaaatcacatttattaacttttttttttcacacacacacacactttttttttaagtccccaggGGACTATTCCATACAATCCTTTGATtacatatactgttcaatgctattctatagcatagatcagtgttatctgtgctctgctgctccagcctggatctcaggcatggagcagcagagagaCGATCAGATGGTGGGAAGCCAGGTAAGAAGCTTTCTGTTGTccgctcagctgttcgggacgccgcgattttagCCCAATGATCTATCTGGCAACAgctttctcccgttttagatgccgtgatcaaagtctaaaagggttaatactgggcatcagcCCAATCAGCGATtttcggtattagccacgggtcatggttgctgatagcaaccaggacctgccgggtatgaagtGCGCTCAGACCCATTTTTCCACACCCGTAACTTGTTATGTTTCTGTTGACAGCTTTGTGAAGGCATAAAAGTACTTCTTATGCTTTTTTTGACAAATGGCAGTACGCACCAGTTATTTGTCTAAATTACATTCATTTTAAGATGGGTGCTGTGGAACTGGAGTGGGCATTTTTGTCTCCTACTGCACAGGCCTATACAGAGTTAAAATCGTGCCCCATTTAGGCATCTACTTTCTGAATTTAAAATAATGTCATTTAGAAAAAAATCATGCAAAATAggaatttttccaaaaaatttacattacaATGAGAGGTATGCTTTAATTTTGTAGCCTGCAAATAACTTTTTTGCCAACAACTTTTTTTAGGGTGTCCACGAAGTGGGATAAATATTAAGGTAACAAAGGAAGGTCCCTCCATGTTTAACCACTGAGATGCTGCAGTGAACGGTAAATATCTATCACTATATCCTTTGCTACTGGTAGATAAGTGCGCGGAGCAGGACCAGTGTGCTCAGCCAAtcccaggcagaaaaaaaaaaaaacaatgtcaggggACCAGAAACTACAGGAAAAAGTTTTGGACTAAAAattatcacaaaaaaataaattatcacTTTTAAGTATGGATGGagagttccttaaaggggtattccgcccctagacatcttatcccctatccaaaggataggggataagatgtcagatcgccgcggtcccgctgctggggacccccgggatccccgctgcagcaccccgctatcattacagcacagagcgagttcgctctgcacgtaatgatgggcggtacaggggccggagcatcgttacgtcatggccccgcccctcgtgatgtcacggcccgcccctttcaatacaagtcgtcacgccccctcccatagacttgcatgaaggggacgggccgtgatgtgacgaggggcggagccatgacgtcacgctgctccgttccccgtatcgcccgtcattacgcacagagcgaactcgctctgtgctgtaatgatagcgcgatgccgcagcggggatctcgggggtccccagcagcgggaccacgtcgatctgacatcttatcccctatcctttggataggggataagatgtctaggggcggaatacccctttaaatagcaatTAATTAAACTGATGCATAGAGGTTTTCCTCTGGCTTATTTGGGTTTAGTAGCCAATTGATGCAAGCCCCTGACCTCCGCTGATTTAACCATTAgggttcacacgctattactagcagcaggtTGTCCGCTGCGGgaatcccgctgcgagttacgctaccattgatttgaatgagtccacagacagtccgcaatagtgtcagatttgtggaCTGTCCGTGGAcctatttaaatcaatggtagcgtaacttgcaGCGTGTTTCCCACAGCGGGAAGCTCGCTGttagctactagcgtgtgaacgcacccttagaagcCAAAAGAATAACGTTATGCCTTCACAGTGACCGCCTCAATCACAGTCTTCTGGTCAATGTCTTGATCTATAAGAACATACCTGCTCTGCCAggagttgctgctgttgctgctgcctcTGGCCCATAAGATACTGCTGTTTCTGCTGTTCCAGTAgtagctgctgcttctgctctcgCTGTTTCTGTTCCAGCAGAAGCTGCTGTtgatgctgctgctgttttaTCAGGGCTTGCTGCTGACTGTTCAGGTAAGGTGCATTGCCATGGTTGCCGGCCATGGACACTGCGGGGGCCTGCGACACCACACCGGGCCCTCCTACAGACACAGGGACACGAGGCACATTGGACTGTGAATTCTGGTCCTGAGAAGATAAAAACACAGCAGTTAATAAACCATCCAGTAGAACCCTTCATATACTCACAACTGTATACAAATGTATAGATtctgccattgacttcaaatgCTAAGACTGAAAACACCACTGTCCAGTTGGCAATCTTCAGTCTAGGCAATCCCGCCGCCATTACATCTGAACGACACTGAGACTTGTGCAGCTGATGTGTTGGGCTCACCGAGGACCGCACAGACAAGAACCAAAAAGTAACACAATCCCGGTCACACACattcggctgggttcacactgcatttcgTCTCTCTGCTTCACCGTTTCTGTTttgtgtgtagaggaaaagtgatacaattgcccatagcaaccaattagatccctTCTATCATTTTTCATAGGACTCTTAAAAAGAAAGAaggtatctgattggttgctatgggccactgcctcactcttcctctacacagctttaaaggggtaccccgctgctcagtttggaacaaactgttatgaacgctggagccgggagcttgtgacgtcataaccccgccccctcatgacatcactccctgccccctcaatgcaagtctatggaagggggcgtgacgtcacttgcattgagggggcgggtgtgatgtcatgagggggcggggttatgacgtcataagctcccgtcgccggctccagcgttcggaacagtttgttccaaactctgagcagcggagtacccctttaaatctcccccaatttcttccaaaaacagcaccacacctgttctcaggttgtgtgtggtattacaactttgtttcattcacttaaatggaattgagctgcaatactTCACACAACCTatagacaggggtggtgctgtttttgcaagaaatcagctctgttttttctaatcctggaaaacCAGTTTGATGGATCCGACACAGGTACAGCATGGTATAAGTTGGTCAGTTTTTTGACAATTACCACAAAAATAGATCCAGTGTAGAACTGAACTGGGCAATTTCAACACTGTACAATAATGTTACGGAGCAATTCAAAGCCACTTACCTGCCCATGTGATCCCAATGGTCTATAAGCAATTCCAGCCTTTTGTTTCATTATGTACATTCGGCTCTGCTCCTCGGTCATAGGAGgcatctgctgctgctgctgttgcgaggactgctgctgttgctgtcgcTGCTGAAGGTATGACATCATTACATTCTTGCTCTGATTTGGGGTTAAAACTCCTGGACCACAGTCGGCCTCATAATGAGAGAGAGGTATGGTGTTGCCATAGTCCAGCATGGCATTGGGACCGGCAGACTGGTTGGGGTTTAAGCTGTTTGGAGGCTTATGACCAATCATGTTCACGTGGTTGGGCTGCATGTAGGAGCCTCCACCACGTGGGGAGTTTTTGTTCAAGTTGGGCATCATAAGTTTCTGGTTATTAAAGTCTTGTGGGTACACAGAAGGGCTGGTGGGTTTATCCATACTATACTGAACACCATGCGGACTCTGAGACGTTCTCGACTGTGGCCAGTTGGTCATCTGCCCTGACTGGTGGACCTGCTGAGCCTGTTGCTGGTTTTGCAGCAACTGGTCCCTCTTCTGCTTAGCTGCAATCTGCTGAAGCTGGTGCGCGGAGGACATCTCTTTGGTAGTTCCAGCACCCTGTCCACTCAATAATACATTAGGTAAAGGTCTCTGCACGTTTTGCGATTGGCTTGAGGGTTGCATGGAAGTCGGGTTGGATGATTCAGTCACAGTCTGAGAAGACTGCTGGAACACAGTCTGAGAACCACCTACCATGGGAGATGAACTGCTAGTAGGCACTGAAGAAGCTCCACCAAAAGGCCCACAAGATGACGACCTTACTTGGGGTGATCCAAGGGAATCCTGCTCAAAATGTGCAGGAGAAAACTCTGTTTTGATATGAATGTCCTGCGTCGATGGGGTTTGTGTTGCAGAATTTGAGGCCTCATTGTCCTTTTTGTCCTCAAAGTCATCGCTGAAAAGATCCTTCATGTCCTCATCAGGAACAGATTTGTTAAGTTCCTCAATGAGTTCCTTCCATTCCTGTTCATTCAGGTTTAGATCCGGCATCAGATTGTTTTGAGACATGGACCCGCCGACTCCAGACAGCATACAAGGCAAGTCATCCACGGGCTCCTGCTTCATTTCCTTGCCCAAGCAAAGAGAGAAGTCGTCGGCGTCCCCATTCCCGTTCAGCTGCAGACCTGCGTCTGGAAGACACTTTTTATTGACACCATCAAGTCCGATAGTATGGCTACCGTTCAACTGCAAAGAATCTACGCTGGGAGGCTTGTTGTCCAGCTGATGCAAGGGCGAGACTGGGGGCATCCCGTTCGATGATCCGATCACCCCTGTTATTCCATCGTCGTGTCGGAGCTTCTTGGACACCGAGAAGATATCTCCATATCCGTTCTGTTGATCCCCGTTCTGAGGTGACGCTGCACTGTCCAGCTTTCTTTTAACGGTTTCATGAAGCTgctggatagaaa is drawn from Hyla sarda isolate aHylSar1 chromosome 4, aHylSar1.hap1, whole genome shotgun sequence and contains these coding sequences:
- the MAML1 gene encoding mastermind-like protein 1 isoform X3, translated to MPPVSPLHQLDNKPPSVDSLQLNGSHTIGLDGVNKKCLPDAGLQLNGNGDADDFSLCLGKEMKQEPVDDLPCMLSGVGGSMSQNNLMPDLNLNEQEWKELIEELNKSVPDEDMKDLFSDDFEDKKDNEASNSATQTPSTQDIHIKTEFSPAHFEQDSLGSPQVRSSSCGPFGGASSVPTSSSSPMVGGSQTVFQQSSQTVTESSNPTSMQPSSQSQNVQRPLPNVLLSGQGAGTTKEMSSAHQLQQIAAKQKRDQLLQNQQQAQQVHQSGQMTNWPQSRTSQSPHGVQYSMDKPTSPSVYPQDFNNQKLMMPNLNKNSPRGGGSYMQPNHVNMIGHKPPNSLNPNQSAGPNAMLDYGNTIPLSHYEADCGPGVLTPNQSKNVMMSYLQQRQQQQQSSQQQQQQMPPMTEEQSRMYIMKQKAGIAYRPLGSHGQDQNSQSNVPRVPVSVGGPGVVSQAPAVSMAGNHGNAPYLNSQQQALIKQQQHQQQLLLEQKQREQKQQLLLEQQKQQYLMGQRQQQQQQLLAEQEKQRHQQEQLQRHLTRPPPQYQDQQQNSYPQQAVGPFQGSSSVMSGVNNMARQTSGSPRMFSQSQTMLQMGGGHTAVQPLSSVASSQERAVSQYPNMQNVQRSGMYNMGSGLPQMVPNHSTQGNIPNGQPQIQRQPNLGQGNTLPSGYGPNPMANPALAAQHNKAGMNPAMSKTQMPRMPAALASQNPAWQHQQMQNINNQAQGNNGLGPFSTANPGFHLQQNHHKMPNQPFGQGLPQVGLGAGRPMNSLNSSVPGQMMPNMAAQQRTNPATQQPAPNQQVHSVMNQAVSDLTAFSQNPGQQMANRAGLHCNQNYQVRSTGQDLPFGFGGQSGNAGLQNLTGDADLLDSLLKNRTSEEWMNDLDELLGNH
- the MAML1 gene encoding mastermind-like protein 1 isoform X1, whose translation is MADFVVPRHSAVMERLRRRIELCRRHHGNCESRFDAVSGERLELERQHTFQLHQRCLQAKAKRAGKHRQQPPPASSDQTRGNQASSGTMEPGDGGSNGEQCRNSTLIAQLHETVKRKLDSAASPQNGDQQNGYGDIFSVSKKLRHDDGITGVIGSSNGMPPVSPLHQLDNKPPSVDSLQLNGSHTIGLDGVNKKCLPDAGLQLNGNGDADDFSLCLGKEMKQEPVDDLPCMLSGVGGSMSQNNLMPDLNLNEQEWKELIEELNKSVPDEDMKDLFSDDFEDKKDNEASNSATQTPSTQDIHIKTEFSPAHFEQDSLGSPQVRSSSCGPFGGASSVPTSSSSPMVGGSQTVFQQSSQTVTESSNPTSMQPSSQSQNVQRPLPNVLLSGQGAGTTKEMSSAHQLQQIAAKQKRDQLLQNQQQAQQVHQSGQMTNWPQSRTSQSPHGVQYSMDKPTSPSVYPQDFNNQKLMMPNLNKNSPRGGGSYMQPNHVNMIGHKPPNSLNPNQSAGPNAMLDYGNTIPLSHYEADCGPGVLTPNQSKNVMMSYLQQRQQQQQSSQQQQQQMPPMTEEQSRMYIMKQKAGIAYRPLGSHGQDQNSQSNVPRVPVSVGGPGVVSQAPAVSMAGNHGNAPYLNSQQQALIKQQQHQQQLLLEQKQREQKQQLLLEQQKQQYLMGQRQQQQQQLLAEQEKQRHQQEQLQRHLTRPPPQYQDQQQNSYPQQAVGPFQGSSSVMSGVNNMARQTSGSPRMFSQSQTMLQMGGGHTAVQPLSSVASSQERAVSQYPNMQNVQRSGMYNMGSGLPQMVPNHSTQGNIPNGQPQIQRQPNLGQGNTLPSGYGPNPMANPALAAQHNKAGMNPAMSKTQMPRMPAALASQNPAWQHQQMQNINNQAQGNNGLGPFSTANPGFHLQQNHHKMPNQPFGQGLPQVGLGAGRPMNSLNSSVPGQMMPNMAAQQRTNPATQQPAPNQQVHSVMNQAVSDLTAFSQNPGQQMANRAGLHCNQNYQVRSTGQDLPFGFGGQSGNAGLQNLTGDADLLDSLLKNRTSEEWMNDLDELLGNH